In a genomic window of Flavobacteriales bacterium:
- a CDS encoding DNA/RNA non-specific endonuclease, with the protein MRKAVLLFVIMVLPASAWCQYDLDANLRRLEEQQQRMLTDQARLRDRLDSAKLAIIRRDLRAKGLPKLADGDAIVEHPGHMLVYSEPHEQPKWVAHIAVPELITGNLARIDSFLPDPLVKTGTAVTADYWNSGYDRGHMVPSADMRWNLEALRATYYYSNVSPQKPELNRGAWAELEDWARRYVNHSKRRIFIVTGPVLREGLPTIQKADRKNEVSIPELHWKVIADLDDDRPQAIGFVMRNGPQADPPISYAVTVDSVERLTGLDFFHVLEDAIEDRIEAMREPKDWYAEGDPFFGEAEPLKAPLPKGMFNTVQAKHHIGKTVTVCGTVVSTRKTAKAKAVYLNFDRVHPHQDFYATIWDYNSPNFSYDPEAALLQKKVCVTGKVTVYDDIPRISINNEKEVMLYEEAIR; encoded by the coding sequence ATGCGCAAGGCCGTCCTGCTGTTCGTGATCATGGTGCTCCCGGCATCTGCTTGGTGCCAGTATGACCTTGATGCCAACCTGCGCCGGCTCGAAGAGCAGCAGCAGCGCATGCTCACGGATCAGGCGCGCCTTCGTGACCGCTTGGACAGCGCCAAGCTCGCGATCATCCGCCGCGACCTGCGCGCGAAGGGCTTGCCCAAGCTCGCAGACGGCGATGCGATCGTTGAGCACCCTGGCCACATGCTCGTGTACAGCGAGCCGCACGAGCAGCCCAAATGGGTGGCCCACATCGCTGTGCCGGAATTGATCACGGGGAATTTGGCGCGCATCGACTCGTTCCTGCCTGATCCTTTGGTGAAGACGGGCACGGCCGTCACGGCGGATTATTGGAACAGCGGCTACGATCGCGGCCACATGGTGCCGAGCGCCGATATGCGCTGGAACCTGGAGGCTTTGCGGGCCACCTATTACTACAGCAACGTGAGCCCGCAGAAACCTGAGCTGAACCGGGGCGCTTGGGCCGAGCTCGAGGATTGGGCGCGCCGCTACGTGAACCACAGCAAGCGCCGAATCTTCATCGTTACCGGTCCAGTGCTCCGCGAGGGCCTGCCCACCATCCAGAAGGCCGATCGCAAGAATGAGGTGAGCATCCCCGAGCTGCATTGGAAGGTGATCGCCGACCTCGATGACGACCGGCCACAGGCCATTGGCTTCGTGATGCGCAACGGGCCGCAGGCGGATCCGCCGATCAGCTACGCCGTCACTGTGGATAGTGTGGAGCGGCTCACCGGATTGGATTTCTTTCACGTGCTCGAGGATGCGATCGAGGACCGCATCGAGGCCATGCGTGAGCCGAAGGACTGGTATGCCGAGGGCGACCCCTTCTTCGGCGAGGCCGAGCCTTTGAAGGCGCCTCTGCCCAAGGGCATGTTCAATACCGTGCAGGCCAAGCACCACATCGGCAAGACGGTCACGGTGTGCGGCACCGTGGTGAGCACGCGCAAGACAGCGAAGGCCAAGGCCGTCTACCTCAACTTCGACCGTGTGCATCCGCACCAGGATTTCTACGCCACCATCTGGGACTACAACAGCCCCAACTTCAGCTACGACCCCGAGGCGGCGCTCTTGCAGAAGAAGGTCTGCGTAACGGGCAAGGTCACGGTGTACGACGACATCCCGCGCATCAGCATCAACAACGAGAAGGAGGTGATGCTCTACGAAGAGGCCATCCGGTAG
- a CDS encoding glycosyltransferase, translated as MTTFAAMLAGKRILVAPLDWGLGHSARCVPIVQRLIESGAVPVIGADKGPLALLRAEFPELEHVRIPGVDVRYSRTSNQLWSMARQFPAMVRSVQAERALFDRLRGRLRLDAVISDQRFGLRSPELPSVLITHQVFPFTPFAQAALRKLNLRHIARFDRCWVMDEPQAPGLAGELSHGAALPRNARYIGTVSRLRGPGAFRDRYDIVAVISGPEPQRTLLEYRLMEQLGRIPGDHLLVLGQPDKPRNERIGSVSIRSHMSGDELAGSMGGARLIVSRSGYTTLMDLEALGRSALIIPTPGQEEQEYLGRLHARTGRFLVQSQESIDLMAAMKSTGKHEAAARANGNELLAAALHELAVLVA; from the coding sequence GTGACCACCTTCGCCGCCATGCTCGCCGGCAAGCGCATCCTGGTGGCCCCGCTCGATTGGGGCTTGGGCCATTCGGCGCGTTGCGTGCCCATCGTCCAACGGTTGATCGAATCGGGCGCTGTGCCCGTGATCGGCGCCGACAAGGGGCCGCTGGCCTTGTTGCGCGCGGAGTTCCCGGAGTTGGAGCACGTGCGCATCCCGGGGGTCGATGTGCGCTACTCAAGGACGAGCAACCAGCTCTGGAGCATGGCGCGGCAGTTCCCGGCCATGGTGCGCAGCGTGCAGGCCGAGCGCGCCCTCTTCGATCGCCTGCGCGGCCGCTTGCGCCTCGATGCCGTGATCAGCGATCAGCGCTTCGGATTGCGGAGCCCTGAGCTGCCGAGCGTCCTCATCACGCATCAGGTGTTCCCCTTCACGCCTTTCGCGCAAGCAGCGCTGCGCAAGCTGAACCTGCGACATATCGCGCGCTTCGATCGCTGCTGGGTGATGGATGAGCCTCAAGCGCCGGGGCTTGCAGGCGAGCTCTCGCACGGTGCGGCCTTGCCGAGGAATGCGCGCTACATCGGCACCGTGAGCCGCTTGCGCGGGCCTGGAGCTTTCCGCGATCGTTACGACATCGTGGCCGTGATCAGCGGGCCGGAACCGCAGCGCACCTTGCTGGAGTACCGCCTCATGGAGCAACTGGGCCGCATCCCCGGCGATCATTTGCTCGTGCTCGGCCAGCCGGACAAGCCGCGCAACGAACGCATCGGCTCCGTGTCCATCCGGTCGCACATGAGCGGCGATGAATTGGCCGGATCCATGGGCGGGGCACGCCTCATCGTTTCGCGCAGCGGTTACACCACCTTGATGGATCTCGAAGCGCTGGGAAGGAGCGCGCTGATCATCCCCACTCCCGGACAGGAGGAGCAAGAGTACCTGGGCCGCTTGCATGCGCGCACGGGCCGCTTCCTGGTGCAGTCGCAGGAATCAATCGACCTGATGGCTGCGATGAAATCAACCGGGAAGCACGAGGCCGCTGCTCGGGCCAACGGGAACGAGCTCTTGGCAGCAGCGCTCCACGAGCTCGCGGTCCTCGTGGCCTGA
- the trmB gene encoding tRNA (guanosine(46)-N7)-methyltransferase TrmB, whose amino-acid sequence MGKNKLARFAENLTFEHVVQPRFEELVRDGFPLKGRWNADFFKREAPLVLELGCGGGEYTVGLARLAPQRNYLGVDIKGARLWRGARTAKEEGLHHVGFLRTHVDHLLKCFGPQEVDEIWLTFSDPQIGKARKRLTSPLFLERYKQTLKPGGIIHLKTDSPLLYEYTMEMIAEHGLIVHEQSDNVYSDLVHRASAEEQAVLSIRTYYEQMWLEEGRTIHYVRFAMNDAA is encoded by the coding sequence ATGGGAAAGAACAAGCTCGCGCGCTTCGCCGAGAACCTCACCTTCGAGCATGTGGTGCAGCCCCGCTTCGAGGAACTGGTGAGGGACGGCTTCCCGCTGAAGGGCCGATGGAACGCCGACTTCTTCAAGCGCGAGGCGCCCTTGGTGCTGGAACTCGGTTGCGGTGGCGGCGAATACACCGTTGGTCTCGCGCGCTTGGCTCCGCAGCGCAATTACCTCGGCGTGGACATCAAGGGGGCGCGGCTCTGGCGCGGGGCGCGAACCGCCAAGGAAGAAGGACTCCACCACGTGGGCTTCCTGCGCACGCACGTGGACCATCTGCTCAAGTGCTTCGGCCCTCAGGAAGTGGACGAGATCTGGCTCACCTTCAGCGATCCGCAGATCGGCAAGGCGCGCAAGCGGCTCACGAGCCCGCTCTTCCTGGAGCGTTACAAGCAGACCCTGAAGCCCGGCGGGATCATCCACCTGAAGACCGACAGCCCTTTGCTCTACGAGTACACCATGGAGATGATCGCGGAGCACGGCCTCATCGTGCACGAGCAGAGCGACAATGTGTATTCCGACCTGGTGCACCGCGCATCGGCCGAGGAACAAGCGGTACTGAGCATCCGCACCTACTACGAGCAGATGTGGCTCGAAGAAGGGCGTACGATCCACTACGTCCGTTTCGCCATGAACGACGCGGCTTGA
- a CDS encoding MGMT family protein: MQERDFFADVMDVVRQIPRGRVTSYGAIAKYLGAARSARIVGYCMNNSHTVKPKVPAHRVVNSAGILSGKHHFGPEDRMQQLLEKEGVRVKDDQVVDFAKRYWDPMVELELR, from the coding sequence GTGCAGGAGCGCGACTTCTTCGCCGATGTGATGGACGTGGTGCGGCAGATCCCGCGCGGCCGCGTGACCAGCTATGGTGCCATCGCCAAGTACCTGGGCGCCGCGCGCTCGGCACGCATCGTAGGCTATTGCATGAACAACAGCCACACCGTGAAGCCGAAAGTGCCAGCGCATCGTGTGGTGAACAGCGCAGGCATCCTCAGCGGCAAGCACCACTTCGGCCCGGAGGACCGCATGCAGCAATTGCTGGAGAAGGAGGGCGTGCGGGTGAAGGACGACCAAGTGGTGGACTTCGCCAAGCGCTACTGGGACCCCATGGTGGAGCTTGAATTGCGCTGA